In Kryptolebias marmoratus isolate JLee-2015 linkage group LG4, ASM164957v2, whole genome shotgun sequence, the following proteins share a genomic window:
- the LOC112451065 gene encoding gastrula zinc finger protein XlCGF71.1-like: protein MEEFLIVDLSNSSTTSLTIDETCEIPEGPENEDRDGFSKQQLIQSIKTPETPHSSDLSEESFKDKSDITRHELNPTAEKKFICNQCDKRFSKSGTLKTHQRIHTGEKPYICNQCDKRFRSHGHLTRHQKTHTGEKPYICNQCDKRFSESGALKTHELIHTGEKPYYCDSCRQHFRQATHLKSHKQGHPHWKKALLHNFINVKEML from the exons ATGGAGGAGTTTCTGATTGTAGACCTGAGCAACTCCAGCACCACAAGCTTGACAATAGATGAG ACCTGTGAAATTCCAGAAGGACCTGAAAATGAGGATAGAGATGGTTTCAGTAAGCAGCAGCTTATTCAGTCAATAAAAACTCCAGAGACACCACACAGCAGTGACCTCAGTGAGGAAAGCTTCAAGGACAAAAGTGATATAACACGACATGAACTCAACCCCACTGctgaaaaaaagtttatctGCAACCAATGCGACAAGAGATTCAGCAAGTCAGGGACTCTGAAGACTCATCAGCGGATCCACACTGGAGAGAAACCTTACATCTGCAACCAATGCGACAAGAGATTCAGGTCGCATGGACATCTGACACGTCATCAGAAGACCCACACTGGAGAGAAGCCTTACATCTGCAACCAATGCGACAAACGATTCAGCGAGTCAGGGGCTCTGAAGACTCATGAGCTGATCCACACTGGAGAGAAACCTTACTACTGTGACTCATGTAGGCAGCATTTCAGGCAGGCAACTCATTTGAAATCTCACAAGCAAGGACATCCACACTGGAAAAAAGCCTTACTTCATAATTTCATCAACgttaaagaaatgctttaa
- the LOC108244371 gene encoding leucine-rich repeat neuronal protein 1-like, with the protein MARWRLDSSPQVLAGLLLVSVGLSCVQSNECPQLCVCEIRPWFTPQSTYREAITVDCNDLRLTRIPGNLSSETQVLLLQSNYIAKTSEELEQLFNLTELDLSQNNFSTIRDVGLTNMSQLTTLHLEENQITEMPDYCLQDLSNLQELYINHNQISSISADAFSGLHNLLRLHLNSNKLKTINSQWFKSTPNLEILMIGENPVDGITDFNFKPLGNLRSLVLAGMDLKDVPSNAFVGLDNLESLSFYDNKLVQVPQRALQKLPNLKFLDLNKNPIHKIQEGDFKNMLRLKELGINNMGELVSIDHYALDNLPELTKLEATNNPKFSYISRQAFRDVPALESLMLNSNALNALYQSTVDSLPNLREISIHSNPLRCDCVIQWMGSNRTAVRFMEPVAMFCAMPAEVRGMRVREVLQKKLANQCLPIISHDTFPSHLSLEIGMTLDLDCRAISQPDPEIYWVTPMGSKIVTDTLSEKYSLSKEGTLRISLIQVEDSGRYTCVAQNSDGVDTRVTAIKVNGTLLDSTQLMKIYVKQTESHSILVSWKINSNVMTSNLKWSSATMKIDNPHITYTARVPVDVHEYNLTHLQPATEYEVCLTVSNIHHQTQKSCVNVTTKQAPFAVEISDQGTNTALAAVMGTMFAIISLVLLGVYIAKRWKRKNYHHSLKKYMQKTSSIPLNELYPPLINLWEADSEKEKEGTSEAKPSQVDTSRSYYMW; encoded by the coding sequence ATGGCTAGATGGAGGTTAGACAGCTCTCCCCAGGTGCTTGCTGGCCTGCTGCTAGTATCTGTTGGACTATCTTGTGTCCAGAGCAATGAGTGTccccagctgtgtgtgtgcgagaTCCGACCGTGGTTCACTCCCCAGTCCACCTACAGAGAAGCCATAACTGTGGACTGCAATGACCTTCGTTTAACACGGATCCCAGGGAACCTGTCCAGTGAAACTCAGGTTCTCCTCTTACAAAGTAACTACATTGCAAAAACCAGTGAAGAGCTGGAGCAGCTcttcaacctgacagaactggacctCTCCCAAAATAACTTCAGTACCATTCGAGATGTTGGTCTCACTAACATGTCCCAGCTCACCACGCTTCATTTGGAGGAGAACCAGATTACGGAAATGCCTGATTACTGTCTGCAAGACCTTAGCAACCTACAGGAGCTCTACATCAACCACAATCAGATCAGCAGCATTTCTGCTGATGCTTTTTCTGGTCTGCATAACCTCCTCAGGCTTCACCTCAATTCTAATAAGCTCAAAACCATAAATAGCCAATGGTTTAAATCTACACCTAATCTGGAGATCCTCATGATTGGAGAGAACCCTGTTGATGGAATTACAGACTTTAATTTCAAGCCACTGGGCAATCTAAGAAGCCTGGTTTTAGCTGGGATGGATTTGAAAGATGTCCCAAGTAATGCCTTTGTGGGACTCGACAATCTTGAGAGCCTCTCTTTCTATGACAACAAGCTGGTTCAAGTACCTCAGAGAGCCCTTCAAAAACTACCTAACCTAAAGTTccttgatttaaacaaaaaccctaTACATAAGATTCAGGAGGGGGATTTCAAGAACATGCTTAGATTGAAGGAGTTGGGTATAAACAACATGGGAGAGCTGGTTTCTATTGATCATTATGCTTTGGATAACCTTCCTGAGCTCACCAAGCTGGAAGCTACAAACAATCCCAAGTTTTCCTATATTAGTCGTCAGGCTTTTCGGGACGTTCCAGCTTTGGAAAGTCTAATGCTAAACAGCAATGCTTTGAATGCCCTTTATCAGTCTACGGTGGACTCCCTCCCCAATTTGCGTGAGATCAGCATTCACAGCAACCCTCTGCGCTGTGACTGTGTCATCCAGTGGATGGGCTCCAACAGAACTGCAGTTCGATTTATGGAACCTGTAGCCATGTTTTGTGCAATGCCAGCAGAGGTCAGGGGTATGCGTGTGCGAGAGGTGTTGCAGAAAAAGTTAGCAAATCAGTGCCTGCCCATAATTTCTCATGATACCTTCCCCAgccacctcagtttggaaattGGCATGACCTTGGACTTGGACTGCAGAGCCATCTCCCAGCCTGACCCTGAAATCTATTGGGTGACACCAATGGGAAGCAAAATCGTGACGGACACTTTATCTGAAAAATACAGCCTCAGCAAAGAAGGGACATTGAGAATTTCTCTTATCCAAGTTGAAGACTCCGGCAGATACACCTGTGTGGCTCAAAACTCAGACGGAGTTGACACCAGAGTAACAGCCATAAAGGTGAACGGTACTCTGTTGGACAGCACACAGCTCATGAAGATCTATGTCAAGCAGACGGAATCTCATTCAATTCTCGTCTCCtggaaaataaactcaaatgtAATGACCTCTAATCTCAAGTGGTCATCCGCAACTATGAAAATTGACAACCCACATATTACCTACACTGCCAGGGTTCCCGTGGACGTCCACGAATACAACCTCACTCATCTACAGCCAGCGACAGAGTACGAGGTGTGCCTCACTGTCTCCAACATCCACcatcaaacacaaaagtcaTGTGTGAATGTAACAACAAAGCAAGCGCCCTTTGCTGTGGAAATATCCGATCAAGGGACCAACACTGCTCTTGCAGCTGTCATGGGAACAATGTTTGCAATCATCAGCTTGGTTTTATTGGGTGTGTACATTGCTAAGAGgtggaaaaggaaaaattaTCACCATTCTCTAAAGAAGTACATGCAGAAAACCTCATCAATACCACTAAATGAGCTCTATCCTCCTCTTATTAACTTGTGGGAGGCAGACAGTGAGAAGGAGAAAGAAGGCACATCGGAGGCCAAACCCAGCCAAGTGGACACCTCACGCAGCTATTACATGTGGTAG